TATTCCTTCTATTCGGCAAAGCACCTTTCGGAAGTGAAAGAAAAGTATTTCTTCCCATAACAACAGTATGTCCTGTAGTAAGATGTTTAAATCTTTTCATATCATCCGGCAGAGACCATAAAAGCTGATTCTTATAACCAATGGCGTAATTATCTTTTGCAATGGCAACAACTATTGATATATTATGCATACTTTCTAAGTTTATTTAAAAAAACAAGATGTTCGGAAGCTATAAACTTCCAAACATCTTGGTAAAAACATATATTATTTTTTAATAACCGAAAATTTCTTCTAATTGAAGTTCTTGTACCGTGCCATATTTTTTCAATTCTCCAAAATTAATTGTAGATTTATCACCAATAATCATATATTTGTATGATTTGCCGGCAACATAACTATTGAAGAATTTTTCAAATTCGCTTATCGGCATATTTTTTACTTTTTCATAAGTATCTTTACGGTAATCATAATCGATTCCTAATCTTTTAAGGCTTAACCAATTGAAGAAAATATTGGATTTTACTATTCTCTCCGTATTAATCCTTTTAACAATAGCATCTTTGGATAATTCATACTGAGTTTCAGATAATGGCATCTTATTCATAAGATCCGTCATAGCATCCGCAGCGGTTTTTAATTTATCCGATTGTGTACCGACAAAACAATATATTGAATTAAAATCGTCTTTTTTATTCGGTGAGTTTATTGATGCCATAGAAGAATAAGCAAGTGAACGGGCTTCTCTGATTTCCTGGAAAACAATTGAAGATAATCCGCCGCCATAGTATTCGCCGAATAATGTCATATAAGGAAAATCGGCAACATTAAATTTATCGGCTCTGCTAACCATCAGTAAATTCGATTGAACCATTTTATAGTTTACAAAAAAGATTTCATCTTTATTGATATCGAGTTTATCAAATCTTTTTTCGGCAGGAAATTTCTTTAATTGATTATTTACAGTATGTTTGGTTTTTATATTCTTCTGTACTTCCGGTTGATTTTTAGGTCCGTAATAAAATACTAAATGTTCATAATTTGTAAGATCCTTGATTATATCAACGAGTTCATTAGGATCAATATTTCTTAATTCGGCTTCAGAAATTAAATAAGTTGACGGATTATTCGGACCATACATACCATAACTACGCATTGCGCGCCATAAAATATTACTAGGATCCAATTTATCGTTTTCACGTCTCTTAATCAAACCGTCAACATAATTATTATAAGCTTCCTGATCAACCTTTGCATGTTTTAAAATATGTTCCAACAATTCAATTGCTTCATTAAACTTATCTTCCATACCGGAAATATAAACGTAACTCATATCATTTCCGGGAACAACGGAAAATCTCAAAGCGAGTTTATACAATTCTTGTTGCAATTGTTCTGCAGTATATTTATCAGTTCCTAAATATTGCAAATAATCAATTGCTATAGGAATTTTAAGATCATTAAATTTACCGGCTTCGAAAATATAATAAAGCTGGAAAATTCTATTAGTAGTATTTTTTGTATAATAGAAATCTAATCCGTCTTGTAATTTTTCGCCGTCAATTGCAGTATTATAATCAATAAATACCGGTTTTATATCATTAACTTCAATTGCTGAAATTTCTTTAAAAAATTCCGATTGAGCATCTCTGTTTATAGGTATTGTTGAAATTTCCGGTTTTTCAACACGAACAATGCCGGTTGGTTCACCTGTTCTTTTATATCCAACAATATAATTATTTTTATAATTTTTATTAACGAAATCAACTATCTGTTTTTTCGTAACTTGCGCAA
Above is a genomic segment from Bacteroidales bacterium containing:
- a CDS encoding insulinase family protein, coding for MKLTRIFSFVLLVVILVSCGKKSAYEVKTAVDSNGYTYEYVTNDPTQSRIYKLDNGLTVFLSRNEVEPRVSTLIGVKAGSTSEDLNSTGLAHYFEHMMFKGTNRLGTTNWEEESALLDRISELFEIRRNSTDPNEQAMLYKQIDSLSVLAAGYAIPSEYDKMVTSLGASNTNAGTSYEMTVYINEIPTNELEKWMMVEVDRFQNIVLRLFHTELETVYEEFNMYQDMDNSRMNTIMMEALFPNHPYGRDVIGYPEHLKFPSMKDIVTFHQTFYVPNNMAVALSGDINLDETIKLVSKHFGQLEKRELPEKQIIKEEPITEPIVIEVSGPESESISIVFRFENEGDNDIIISAVNKILTNGKCGLIDINLNQQQKVLDASSYDWALKDYIVHYFDAQPRDGQTLDEAKDLLFEQLDKIKKGDFEDWVLEAAVNNARYSKMSQDEYNMARTYGFIGQFIMDKDYVDVFRDDERFAQVTKKQIVDFVNKNYKNNYIVGYKRTGEPTGIVRVEKPEISTIPINRDAQSEFFKEISAIEVNDIKPVFIDYNTAIDGEKLQDGLDFYYTKNTTNRIFQLYYIFEAGKFNDLKIPIAIDYLQYLGTDKYTAEQLQQELYKLALRFSVVPGNDMSYVYISGMEDKFNEAIELLEHILKHAKVDQEAYNNYVDGLIKRRENDKLDPSNILWRAMRSYGMYGPNNPSTYLISEAELRNIDPNELVDIIKDLTNYEHLVFYYGPKNQPEVQKNIKTKHTVNNQLKKFPAEKRFDKLDINKDEIFFVNYKMVQSNLLMVSRADKFNVADFPYMTLFGEYYGGGLSSIVFQEIREARSLAYSSMASINSPNKKDDFNSIYCFVGTQSDKLKTAADAMTDLMNKMPLSETQYELSKDAIVKRINTERIVKSNIFFNWLSLKRLGIDYDYRKDTYEKVKNMPISEFEKFFNSYVAGKSYKYMIIGDKSTINFGELKKYGTVQELQLEEIFGY